The following coding sequences are from one Mesorhizobium onobrychidis window:
- the rpsB gene encoding 30S ribosomal protein S2 — MALPDFSMRQLLEAGIHFGHQTHRWNPKMAPYIYGARNNIHIIDLSQTVPLLHQALKQVSDTVAKGGRVLFVGTKRQASDIVADAAQRSAQYYVNSRWLGGMMTNWKTISNSIQRLRKLDEMLAGEAQGLTKKERLNLDREREKLDKALGGIKDMGSTPDLMFVIDTNKEAIAILEAKRLGIPVVAIIDSNCDPDKIDFPIPGNDDAARAIQLYCDLIAKAAIDGIARQQGALGVDVGALAEAPVEPALEPTPTAETPAAQTPEA, encoded by the coding sequence ATGGCTCTGCCTGATTTCAGCATGCGCCAGCTTTTGGAAGCTGGCATTCACTTCGGCCACCAGACTCACCGCTGGAACCCCAAGATGGCGCCCTATATCTATGGCGCCCGCAACAACATCCACATCATCGACCTCTCGCAGACGGTGCCGCTGCTGCACCAGGCGCTGAAGCAGGTTTCCGACACCGTCGCCAAGGGTGGCCGCGTGCTGTTCGTCGGCACCAAGCGCCAGGCGTCCGACATCGTCGCCGACGCCGCGCAGCGCTCGGCCCAGTACTATGTCAACTCCCGCTGGCTCGGCGGCATGATGACCAACTGGAAGACGATTTCGAATTCCATCCAGCGCCTGCGCAAGCTCGACGAGATGCTGGCCGGCGAGGCCCAGGGGCTCACCAAGAAGGAGCGCCTCAATCTTGATCGCGAGCGCGAGAAGCTCGACAAGGCGCTGGGCGGCATCAAGGACATGGGCTCGACGCCCGACCTGATGTTCGTGATCGACACCAACAAGGAAGCGATCGCCATCCTCGAGGCCAAGCGTCTCGGCATCCCGGTCGTCGCCATCATCGATTCCAACTGCGACCCGGACAAGATCGATTTCCCGATTCCGGGCAATGACGACGCGGCCCGCGCCATCCAGCTCTATTGCGATCTGATCGCCAAGGCTGCAATCGACGGCATCGCTCGCCAGCAGGGCGCGCTCGGCGTCGACGTCGGCGCTTTGGCCGAGGCTCCGGTCGAGCCGGCACTCGAGCCGACGCCGACCGCTGAGACACCGGCCGCCCAGACACCGGAAGCGTAA
- the tsf gene encoding translation elongation factor Ts → MSISAAQVKELRDLTGAGMMDCKAALNETNGNMEEAVDWLRKKGISKADKKAGRTAAEGLIGVDSGIREAAVVEVNSETDFVARNAAFQEIVANVAKVALAYGGKTEAVAAAPYPGSDKSVADTIKDAVGTIGENLGFRRSAKLTVEHGAVATYVHNAVADGLGKLGVLVAIETTGNAQAANAFARQVAMHVAATNPMALTTEQLDPAAVEREKAIFADQARQSGKPEAIIEKMVEGRLRKFYEEVVLLKQAFVLNPDITVEKALTDAEKEIGAPAKITAYLRFALGEGIEKEETDFAAEVAAAVKK, encoded by the coding sequence ATGAGCATTTCGGCTGCACAGGTCAAAGAACTCCGCGACTTGACCGGCGCGGGCATGATGGACTGCAAGGCGGCGTTGAACGAGACCAACGGCAACATGGAAGAGGCCGTCGACTGGCTGCGCAAGAAGGGCATTTCCAAGGCCGACAAGAAGGCCGGCCGTACCGCGGCCGAAGGCCTGATCGGCGTCGATTCCGGTATCCGCGAGGCGGCGGTCGTCGAGGTCAACTCCGAGACCGACTTCGTTGCCCGCAACGCCGCTTTCCAGGAGATCGTCGCCAACGTCGCCAAGGTCGCGCTCGCCTATGGCGGCAAGACCGAGGCCGTCGCAGCCGCACCGTATCCGGGTTCGGACAAGTCGGTCGCCGACACCATCAAGGATGCTGTCGGCACGATCGGTGAGAATCTTGGCTTCCGCCGTTCGGCCAAGCTCACCGTAGAGCACGGCGCTGTCGCAACCTACGTCCACAATGCGGTTGCCGACGGCCTTGGCAAGCTCGGCGTGCTGGTCGCCATCGAGACCACAGGCAACGCGCAGGCCGCCAACGCCTTTGCCCGTCAGGTCGCTATGCATGTCGCCGCCACCAACCCGATGGCGCTGACGACCGAGCAGCTCGATCCGGCCGCGGTCGAGCGCGAGAAGGCGATCTTCGCCGACCAGGCGCGCCAGTCCGGCAAGCCGGAGGCTATCATCGAGAAGATGGTCGAGGGCCGTTTGCGCAAGTTTTACGAAGAGGTCGTGCTGCTCAAGCAGGCTTTCGTGCTCAATCCCGACATCACCGTCGAGAAGGCGCTGACGGATGCCGAAAAGGAAATCGGCGCACCGGCCAAGATCACTGCCTATCTGCGCTTCGCGCTCGGCGAGGGCATCGAGAAGGAAGAAACCGATTTCGCGGCGGAAGTCGCGGCGGCGGTCAAGAAGTAA